One stretch of Methanobacteriaceae archaeon DNA includes these proteins:
- a CDS encoding hydroxymethylglutaryl-CoA synthase: MAGIVGYGVYVPSYRIKVEEIARVWGDDPKAISRGLVVTEKSVPAPDEDTATISVEASRYAMKRAEIDPKKIGAVYVGSESHPYAVKPTATIVAEAVSAAPELTAADMEFACKAGTAGMQACMGLVDSNMVEYGLAVGADTAQGAPGDALEYTASAGGAAYIIGKKDTIADFESTYSFTTDTPDFYRREGMPYPSHGGRFTGEPAFFKHVLAAANGMFEKMGTDASDYDYAVFHQPNGKFYLKAAKKLGFNKEQVQHGLLTPVIGNTYSGATPLGLAAILDEAKAGDRILAVSYGSGAGSDAFSITVNDKIEEKQNLAPKVQDMIKEKRYVDYAVYAKFKDKIRMA; encoded by the coding sequence ATGGCAGGAATTGTTGGATATGGAGTCTATGTACCTTCATATAGAATAAAAGTTGAAGAAATAGCACGTGTATGGGGAGATGATCCAAAAGCTATTTCCAGGGGATTGGTAGTAACAGAAAAATCTGTCCCTGCCCCTGACGAAGATACAGCCACTATATCAGTGGAAGCTTCAAGATACGCCATGAAAAGAGCAGAGATAGATCCTAAAAAAATTGGAGCAGTTTATGTTGGTTCAGAATCTCACCCATATGCTGTAAAACCAACTGCTACTATAGTAGCAGAAGCTGTGAGTGCAGCACCAGAATTAACCGCTGCAGATATGGAATTTGCATGTAAAGCTGGAACTGCAGGTATGCAAGCATGTATGGGCCTAGTAGATTCGAATATGGTTGAATACGGTCTGGCTGTTGGGGCAGATACTGCTCAAGGAGCACCAGGAGACGCATTAGAATACACGGCATCTGCAGGTGGAGCAGCCTACATAATAGGTAAAAAGGACACCATAGCTGATTTTGAATCTACTTACAGTTTTACTACTGATACTCCCGACTTTTACCGAAGGGAAGGAATGCCTTACCCCAGTCATGGAGGAAGATTTACTGGAGAACCAGCTTTTTTCAAACACGTACTCGCTGCAGCTAATGGAATGTTTGAAAAAATGGGAACTGATGCATCTGATTACGATTATGCAGTATTTCACCAACCTAATGGTAAATTTTACTTAAAAGCAGCTAAAAAATTAGGTTTTAATAAGGAACAAGTTCAGCACGGACTTTTAACTCCAGTTATTGGAAACACTTACTCTGGAGCCACTCCACTTGGACTGGCCGCCATATTAGATGAAGCAAAAGCTGGAGACAGAATATTAGCTGTTTCTTATGGTTCTGGTGCTGGAAGCGATGCCTTCAGTATTACAGTTAATGATAAAATTGAAGAAAAACAGAATTTAGCCCCTAAGGTTCAAGATATGATTAAAGAAAAACGTTACGTCGATTATGCCGTTTATGCTAAATTTAAAGATAAAATAAGGATGGCTTAA
- a CDS encoding thiolase domain-containing protein, giving the protein MRDVAIIGVSQTKFGELWDESFRDLITDAGLGAIKDAEIEGADLEAMYVGNMSAGLFVQQEHIASLIADHAGLSPIPCTRVEAACASGGLALRNGIMAVASGYHDIVISAGVEKMTDVVDPTPAIATASDQEWEAQQGVTFPSLYAMMARRHMHEFGTTREQMAMVSVINHKNAAKNPRAQYPMEVSVEQVMNSTRVADPLRLLDCSPISDGAAAAILCPAEDAKKYTDTPIYVKASAQSSGSIALQDRKSLTTIDATVNAARKAFQMANMTPKDIDMVEVHDCFSINGILAIEDIGFVEKGKGGPAIEDGMTQLDGEIPVNPSGGLKARGHPLGATGIAQAAELVWQLRGEAGKRQVEGAEVGMAHNIGGTGGTAAVHILSR; this is encoded by the coding sequence ATGAGAGATGTTGCGATTATTGGAGTATCACAAACCAAATTTGGAGAATTATGGGACGAATCATTCCGAGATTTAATCACAGATGCTGGCCTAGGTGCTATTAAAGATGCAGAGATAGAAGGTGCAGATCTAGAAGCTATGTATGTAGGAAACATGTCTGCTGGTCTTTTTGTACAACAAGAGCACATTGCTTCCCTTATTGCAGATCATGCAGGACTTAGTCCCATCCCATGCACCCGTGTGGAAGCGGCTTGTGCATCAGGAGGACTGGCCTTAAGAAATGGAATTATGGCTGTGGCCTCTGGTTACCACGATATAGTAATTTCTGCAGGTGTAGAAAAAATGACAGACGTGGTTGATCCAACCCCGGCCATTGCTACTGCTTCTGATCAGGAATGGGAAGCTCAACAGGGAGTTACTTTCCCCTCACTTTACGCAATGATGGCTCGCCGTCACATGCATGAGTTTGGAACTACTAGAGAACAAATGGCCATGGTTTCAGTAATTAACCACAAAAACGCTGCTAAAAATCCCCGGGCCCAGTACCCTATGGAAGTTAGTGTAGAACAAGTAATGAATTCTACCAGGGTAGCAGATCCATTAAGATTATTAGATTGCTCACCTATATCGGATGGGGCCGCTGCAGCAATATTATGTCCTGCAGAAGACGCTAAAAAATACACTGACACCCCGATCTACGTAAAAGCCTCTGCACAATCATCTGGATCCATTGCTCTGCAAGATAGGAAAAGTCTCACTACTATCGATGCCACAGTGAACGCCGCACGTAAAGCGTTCCAAATGGCCAACATGACACCTAAAGACATCGACATGGTAGAAGTACACGACTGTTTCAGTATAAATGGTATTTTGGCCATTGAAGATATTGGATTTGTGGAAAAAGGAAAAGGTGGTCCAGCCATAGAAGATGGAATGACACAACTGGACGGTGAGATCCCAGTAAATCCATCTGGTGGATTAAAAGCTCGTGGACACCCATTAGGAGCTACGGGTATTGCTCAGGCCGCAGAACTAGTATGGCAACTACGTGGGGAAGCCGGTAAAAGACAAGTTGAAGGAGCAGAAGTTGGTATGGCCCACAACATTGGTGGAACCGGTGGCACAGCTGCTGTGCATATCCTGTCCAGATAA